A region from the Deinococcus sp. KNUC1210 genome encodes:
- a CDS encoding NAD(P)/FAD-dependent oxidoreductase, with product MTADVLIVGAGPTGLAAALELARLGTRPRIIDRLPQPTPFSRAIGVNPRTLELLSPLGLDKVLLSAGHVLPRLNLRTPDRLVATVDFTRLHHQFNHLLALAQSDTERLLTERLAQEGIDVERGVELLSFTQDATGVTASLRNGDRESDVRSAYMLGADGSHSPVRTGLGIAMPGRTYEQPWSLADIRGEWPFERAAVQLIAQPGRAFLAFPFGVDLLRVVSSKGNVLEQLPPGTQVQEVVWHSEFKISARLADTYGRGRVYLAGDAAHLHSPVGARGMNLGIEDGILFARKLASGQLDTYRSDRRAVASHVVRLTEVQTRLVTTAVPLLRGVRDRMLPLALSLPPVRDVILREVSGLRSVRQGA from the coding sequence ATGACCGCAGACGTCCTGATTGTCGGGGCCGGCCCAACCGGGCTCGCAGCCGCCCTCGAACTCGCCCGATTGGGAACCCGGCCACGAATCATCGACCGCCTTCCACAGCCCACGCCTTTTTCGCGGGCCATCGGCGTCAACCCCCGCACCCTGGAACTGCTCAGCCCTTTGGGCCTCGATAAGGTGCTGCTCTCGGCCGGTCATGTTCTGCCGCGGCTGAACCTACGGACCCCGGACCGGCTCGTCGCCACGGTCGACTTCACCCGCCTTCATCACCAGTTCAATCACCTCCTGGCCTTGGCCCAAAGCGACACCGAGCGCCTCCTGACCGAGCGGCTGGCCCAGGAAGGCATTGACGTCGAGCGCGGTGTGGAACTGCTCAGCTTCACCCAGGACGCCACGGGCGTCACCGCCAGTTTGCGGAACGGGGATCGGGAGTCGGACGTTCGGAGCGCCTACATGCTCGGGGCCGACGGTAGCCACAGCCCTGTCCGGACGGGACTGGGGATCGCAATGCCGGGACGGACCTACGAACAGCCGTGGTCGTTGGCGGACATTCGCGGCGAGTGGCCGTTCGAGCGCGCGGCCGTGCAGCTCATCGCCCAGCCAGGACGGGCGTTCCTGGCCTTCCCGTTCGGCGTCGACCTGCTCCGGGTGGTGTCCAGTAAAGGCAATGTCCTGGAGCAGTTGCCGCCCGGAACGCAGGTCCAAGAGGTGGTGTGGCACTCTGAATTCAAGATCAGTGCCCGCCTGGCGGACACCTACGGCCGTGGCCGGGTGTATCTGGCCGGCGACGCGGCCCATTTGCATTCTCCCGTGGGAGCGCGCGGCATGAACCTCGGCATCGAGGACGGCATCCTGTTCGCGCGCAAACTGGCAAGCGGGCAACTGGACACCTATAGGTCCGACCGGCGGGCAGTGGCTTCGCATGTCGTGCGCCTGACAGAGGTGCAGACCCGCTTGGTCACCACGGCCGTTCCCCTGCTGCGCGGCGTCCGCGACCGAATGCTGCCGCTTGCCCTGTCGTTGCCGCCCGTACGCGACGTCATTCTGCGCGAGGTGAGCGGCTTGCGCAGCGTCCGACAGGGAGCCTGA
- a CDS encoding TetR/AcrR family transcriptional regulator gives MARSKPSRLDAKSRQLRDTARQLFLQYGFLATTTDRIAAAAGMSKATLYARYHRKEDLLADVLADLIQTLGPPLPEPVSLLTFPILQQRLEALAHATVTQLMHPEYLALIRILIAEMTTQPELGELFVRAVPQAVLDRTASTLTAARDAGLLHLSDPLVAARALIGPLLTFVLIDGLLARTPQVPDPQHLTDVVDVFLHGVLSSQRSPS, from the coding sequence ATGGCCCGATCAAAGCCGTCCCGTCTAGACGCTAAGAGCCGTCAGCTCCGAGATACCGCCCGTCAACTCTTCCTCCAGTACGGTTTTCTCGCCACTACCACCGACCGCATCGCGGCTGCCGCAGGCATGTCCAAAGCCACCCTCTATGCCCGCTATCACCGAAAGGAGGACCTGCTCGCCGACGTGCTCGCAGACCTGATCCAGACGCTCGGCCCACCGCTGCCCGAACCGGTCAGCCTGCTGACCTTCCCCATCCTTCAGCAGCGCCTGGAAGCCCTGGCTCACGCGACCGTTACGCAGCTCATGCACCCCGAGTACCTCGCCCTGATCCGAATTCTCATCGCCGAGATGACCACCCAACCCGAACTCGGGGAGTTGTTCGTCCGGGCAGTTCCGCAGGCCGTGCTCGACCGGACAGCGTCCACCCTGACGGCCGCCCGCGACGCCGGGCTGCTGCACCTGAGTGACCCGCTCGTGGCCGCTCGGGCGCTGATCGGTCCGCTGCTGACGTTCGTGCTGATCGACGGCCTGCTCGCCCGCACCCCTCAGGTCCCCGACCCCCAGCACCTTACCGACGTCGTCGACGTGTTCCTCCACGGCGTGCTTTCCTCTCAAAGGAGTCCATCATGA